In Endozoicomonas sp. GU-1, one DNA window encodes the following:
- the thrH gene encoding bifunctional phosphoserine phosphatase/homoserine phosphotransferase ThrH, with protein sequence MDVVCLDLEGVLIPEIWIEFATHTGIDELRATTRDIPDYDELMTMRLSILDKHKLGLNEIQAVISGMKPLEGAVDFVNWLRSEFQLIILSDTFYEFADPFMVQLGRPTLFCHRLEVAESGKVTGYKLRQKDPKRASVKALKSLNYRVLAAGDSYNDTTMLSEADAGFLFKAPDNVIAEFSQYPSITNYDDLRTALLAARG encoded by the coding sequence ATGGATGTCGTCTGTCTTGACCTTGAAGGTGTACTGATTCCGGAAATCTGGATTGAATTTGCTACCCATACCGGTATTGATGAACTCAGGGCAACGACACGTGATATTCCCGATTACGATGAGCTGATGACCATGCGCTTATCCATACTGGATAAACATAAACTCGGGTTGAATGAAATTCAGGCAGTGATTTCCGGCATGAAGCCGCTGGAAGGCGCTGTGGATTTTGTCAACTGGCTGCGCAGTGAATTCCAGTTAATTATCCTGTCGGATACTTTTTATGAGTTTGCCGACCCATTTATGGTTCAGCTGGGTCGTCCGACACTGTTCTGCCATCGCCTGGAGGTAGCAGAATCAGGGAAGGTAACCGGCTATAAGTTAAGACAGAAAGACCCGAAACGTGCATCGGTAAAAGCACTGAAAAGCCTCAATTACCGGGTTCTTGCTGCGGGTGACTCCTACAATGACACCACCATGCTCTCTGAAGCAGATGCCGGTTTTCTGTTCAAGGCACCCGATAACGTGATTGCGGAGTTTTCCCAATATCCCTCCATCACCAACTACGATGATCTGCGCACAGCTTTGCTTGCGGCACGGGGTTGA
- the cysB gene encoding HTH-type transcriptional regulator CysB, with translation MKLQQLRYIWEVAHHDLNVSATAQSLYTSQPGISKQIRLLEDELGVEVFARSGKHLTRITPAGEKIIDTAGEILRKVESIKQVAQEFSDERKGSLSIATTHTQARYALPGIIRQFIGQYPDVALHMHQGTPIQIAEMAADGSVDFAIATEALDLFNDLVMMPCYRWNRCILVPRDHPLTQVSELSLKDIARYALVTYVFGFTGRSKLDEAFMNEGLSPRVVFTATDADVIKTYVRLGLGVGIIAKMAYDPELDSDLVPLNADHLFEPSITKIGFRRGTFLRGFMYDFIEEFAPHLTKDVVQEAILRHNKAEVDELFSHVQLPNQ, from the coding sequence ATGAAGCTGCAACAACTGCGCTATATCTGGGAGGTCGCCCACCACGATCTCAACGTATCAGCTACAGCGCAGAGTCTATACACTTCTCAGCCCGGTATAAGCAAACAAATCCGGCTTTTGGAAGATGAACTTGGCGTTGAGGTTTTTGCCCGAAGTGGCAAGCATCTCACCCGTATTACCCCGGCCGGTGAGAAAATCATTGATACAGCCGGTGAGATCCTTAGAAAAGTTGAGTCGATCAAGCAGGTTGCCCAGGAATTCAGTGACGAGCGAAAGGGCAGTCTGTCCATTGCCACAACCCACACGCAGGCTCGCTATGCCTTGCCGGGCATTATCCGGCAGTTTATTGGTCAGTATCCCGATGTTGCCCTTCACATGCATCAGGGCACACCCATCCAAATTGCCGAAATGGCAGCAGACGGTTCCGTTGACTTTGCTATCGCAACGGAAGCACTGGATCTGTTCAATGACCTGGTGATGATGCCATGCTATCGCTGGAATCGCTGTATTCTTGTACCCAGGGATCATCCTCTGACCCAGGTATCTGAATTGAGCCTGAAAGATATTGCCCGGTATGCCCTGGTCACCTATGTTTTCGGATTTACAGGTCGCTCCAAGCTGGATGAAGCCTTTATGAATGAAGGGTTGTCACCCAGGGTAGTGTTTACTGCCACCGACGCTGACGTGATCAAAACCTATGTGCGCCTTGGGCTGGGCGTCGGGATCATTGCCAAAATGGCCTACGATCCCGAACTGGATTCAGACCTTGTACCCCTGAATGCTGATCACCTGTTTGAGCCAAGCATTACCAAGATCGGGTTCCGGCGTGGTACTTTCCTGCGTGGATTTATGTACGACTTTATTGAAGAGTTTGCCCCTCACCTGACCAAAGATGTAGTTCAGGAAGCAATCCTTCGTCATAACAAGGCGGAAGTGGATGAGCTCTTTTCACATGTTCAGCTACCAAACCAGTAA
- a CDS encoding sulfite exporter TauE/SafE family protein gives MDFLTYIATGAGVGFAVGLTGIGGGSLMTPLLLMFGFPAHIAIGTDLMYAAITKSTGVIVHHRQKSIDWTLVKTLCAGSLPATVLTIVLLKFFFDRSADYSPILTLCLGIMLTLTALSLFMSPFLKRRQLSRVSMIPKKYQTPLTFIAGIFLGVLVTLSSVGAGALGTAAIVLLYPLLKPVKVVGSDLAHAVPLTLLAGFGHIWLGNVDFVLLGSLLIGSIPAIYVGTRVGMKLPDTFMRIILAIILLGLGLKYLF, from the coding sequence ATGGATTTTTTAACATATATTGCCACCGGTGCCGGCGTTGGTTTTGCGGTTGGCCTGACAGGTATCGGCGGTGGTTCATTGATGACACCACTGCTGTTAATGTTTGGCTTTCCGGCTCATATCGCCATTGGAACGGATCTGATGTATGCAGCCATTACCAAGTCAACCGGAGTCATTGTCCATCATCGTCAGAAAAGTATTGACTGGACACTGGTCAAAACGCTCTGTGCTGGCAGTCTTCCTGCCACAGTCCTGACAATTGTGCTGCTCAAGTTTTTTTTTGACAGAAGCGCTGATTATAGCCCGATCCTTACATTATGCCTTGGGATAATGTTAACCCTCACTGCGCTGTCGCTATTTATGAGTCCTTTTTTGAAAAGAAGACAGCTCTCTCGTGTCTCGATGATTCCAAAGAAATATCAGACACCTTTAACATTTATTGCCGGTATCTTCCTCGGGGTTCTGGTCACACTTTCATCGGTGGGGGCCGGGGCACTGGGCACTGCCGCTATTGTTCTGCTCTATCCGCTGCTGAAACCCGTCAAGGTAGTGGGTAGCGACCTGGCTCATGCGGTACCGTTAACGTTGCTTGCAGGCTTTGGCCATATCTGGCTGGGTAATGTCGATTTTGTGCTGTTAGGCAGCCTTTTGATTGGCTCTATCCCTGCTATTTATGTAGGAACCCGTGTCGGCATGAAGCTACCGGATACCTTCATGCGCATCATATTGGCCATTATTTTGCTCGGACTGGGCCTGAAATACCTTTTTTAA
- a CDS encoding 3-deoxy-7-phosphoheptulonate synthase, with the protein MAVLPIEDLNIQSQEILLSPERLKAVIPMTEAAAKTVSESREVIRDILDGKDHRLFVVIGPCSIHDVAAAKDYAQRLKALSEELKDTLYLVMRVYFEKPRTTVGWKGLINDPHLNDSFKIEEGLHIGRRLLMDVAEMGIPASTEALDPISPQYLQDLVAWSAIGARTTESQTHREMASGLSSAVGFKNGTDGGLEVAINALQSVSSPHRFLGLNGQGQVAVTHTKGNPYGHIVLRGGNGKPNYDSVSVALCEKALEKAGIKPNIMVDCSHANSNKDPALQPLVMENVTNQIIEGNQSIVGLMVESNIGWGNQKMTDNLNDLQYGVSITDACIDWKTTEKTLRSIRDKLKDVLPGRR; encoded by the coding sequence ATGGCTGTATTACCCATTGAAGACCTTAATATTCAATCTCAGGAAATTCTGTTGAGTCCGGAACGCCTTAAGGCTGTGATTCCGATGACTGAGGCAGCAGCAAAAACGGTTTCTGAAAGCCGTGAAGTCATCAGGGATATTCTCGATGGCAAAGACCATCGCCTGTTTGTCGTCATAGGCCCCTGCTCAATCCACGATGTTGCCGCGGCGAAAGATTATGCCCAACGGCTGAAAGCCCTCAGTGAAGAGCTGAAGGACACATTGTATCTGGTGATGCGCGTCTATTTTGAAAAGCCAAGAACCACGGTGGGCTGGAAAGGCCTGATCAATGACCCGCATTTGAATGACTCATTTAAAATTGAAGAAGGCCTGCATATCGGACGCCGCCTGTTAATGGATGTTGCCGAAATGGGCATTCCTGCCTCTACAGAAGCACTGGACCCGATTTCGCCTCAATATCTTCAGGACCTGGTTGCCTGGTCTGCAATAGGGGCCAGAACCACTGAGTCGCAGACTCACCGCGAAATGGCCAGCGGCCTGTCCTCGGCCGTTGGCTTTAAAAATGGCACCGATGGCGGATTGGAAGTCGCGATCAATGCCCTGCAGTCTGTTTCCAGTCCACACCGTTTTCTCGGGCTGAATGGCCAGGGGCAAGTGGCTGTTACCCATACCAAAGGTAATCCCTATGGCCACATTGTTCTGCGTGGGGGTAACGGCAAGCCGAACTACGACTCTGTCAGTGTTGCACTGTGTGAAAAGGCGCTTGAAAAAGCCGGCATCAAGCCAAATATCATGGTGGATTGTTCCCACGCCAACTCCAATAAGGACCCGGCCCTGCAACCACTGGTTATGGAGAATGTGACCAACCAGATCATTGAAGGCAATCAATCCATTGTCGGTCTGATGGTGGAAAGCAATATTGGCTGGGGCAATCAGAAGATGACTGATAACCTGAACGATCTGCAATACGGTGTTTCTATTACTGATGCCTGTATTGACTGGAAAACCACAGAGAAGACTCTACGCAGCATCAGGGATAAATTGAAGGATGTTCTGCCGGGTCGTCGCTAG
- the greB gene encoding transcription elongation factor GreB, giving the protein MKSPLITRAGKENLEQELQYLWRIKRPEVTQAVSEAAALGDRSENAEYKEGKRQLREIDRRIRYLTKRLEILKVVDYSPEQEGKAFFGAWVELESEEGEILHCRIVGADEIDVKNNHITIDSPMARAMVGRQVDDEVVVNAPGGRKIWLINKIQYQPFSDVE; this is encoded by the coding sequence ATGAAGTCTCCCCTTATTACCCGTGCCGGAAAGGAAAATCTTGAGCAGGAGCTTCAGTATCTGTGGCGAATTAAGCGCCCTGAAGTCACGCAGGCTGTTTCTGAGGCCGCAGCGCTTGGGGACCGCAGTGAGAATGCGGAATATAAAGAGGGCAAGCGACAGCTCCGGGAAATTGACCGACGCATACGCTATCTGACCAAGCGGCTTGAAATCCTGAAGGTTGTCGATTATTCGCCAGAGCAGGAAGGCAAGGCTTTTTTCGGTGCCTGGGTTGAGCTGGAGAGCGAAGAAGGTGAAATACTCCATTGTCGTATCGTGGGTGCCGATGAGATAGATGTGAAAAACAACCACATTACCATCGATTCCCCCATGGCCAGGGCAATGGTTGGGCGTCAGGTAGACGATGAAGTTGTGGTCAATGCACCGGGTGGACGCAAGATCTGGTTGATCAATAAAATACAATATCAGCCTTTTTCTGATGTTGAATAG
- the nfuA gene encoding Fe-S biogenesis protein NfuA, producing MNITFTEAAQKYLAQLLEKQGVEGIGVRLFVSNPGTPHAETCLAYCKPGEEKEGDLTLELEYFNCHVEGTSEPFLEEAVVDFAEDKLGGQLTIKAPNAKMPNVNEDSPLDMKINYFLQMEVNPGLASHGGVVSLVELDDGIAVLQFGGGCQGCAAVDMTLKDGVEKTLMERIPELKGVRDVTDHSNTENAFYK from the coding sequence TTGAACATTACATTCACTGAAGCCGCACAGAAGTATCTTGCCCAATTATTAGAAAAACAGGGGGTTGAGGGGATTGGTGTACGCCTGTTTGTCAGCAACCCCGGCACGCCCCATGCGGAAACCTGCCTGGCCTATTGCAAGCCGGGGGAAGAGAAAGAGGGTGATCTGACGCTGGAGCTTGAGTATTTCAACTGCCATGTTGAAGGCACCAGTGAGCCATTTCTTGAAGAAGCGGTGGTTGATTTTGCCGAAGACAAGCTGGGTGGTCAGCTGACCATCAAGGCACCCAACGCCAAGATGCCCAACGTTAATGAAGACAGCCCTCTGGATATGAAGATCAACTACTTCCTGCAAATGGAAGTGAATCCCGGGCTGGCTTCCCACGGTGGCGTGGTATCCCTGGTGGAACTGGATGATGGTATTGCTGTTCTGCAGTTTGGCGGTGGTTGCCAGGGCTGCGCTGCGGTCGATATGACCCTCAAGGATGGTGTTGAAAAAACGCTGATGGAGCGTATTCCGGAGCTGAAAGGCGTTCGTGATGTGACGGATCACAGTAATACTGAGAATGCTTTTTATAAATAA
- the cysG gene encoding siroheme synthase CysG, with the protein MDYLPLFLQVRNQRCLVVGGGDIALRKIRLLNASGANIRVVASEISAEIREFLASGEHQLLDKPFENHDLNDVCLVIAATDDEGVNRQVARVAQQRQLFVNVVDDAQAGNAVMPAIVDRSPVVVAFSTGGKAPVLARLLRQKLETLLPRGYGRLAALAGECRDMVKARFSEINDRRYFWESVLAGPAAEKALTGDLQGARSLIEQTLANTSEQKIGEVYLVGGGPGDPDLLTFKALRLMQQADVVLHDRLVSEDVLALCRRDADYIYVGKKRDRHTRPQEEINALLVTLAKEGKRVLRLKGGDPFIFGRGGEEIETLASEGIPFQVVPGITAASGCASYAGIPLTHRDHAQSVRFVTGHLKDGSYALNWQEMLDPGQTLVFYMGLLGLPRICQELMDHGRDAQTPIALIQQGTTRNQRVFTGTLATIDKIIESEKVKAPTIIIIGSVVSLRDKLRWC; encoded by the coding sequence ATGGACTATCTGCCATTATTTCTACAGGTACGTAACCAGCGTTGTCTGGTGGTGGGTGGTGGCGATATCGCCCTGCGTAAAATCAGGCTTCTCAACGCCTCAGGTGCCAATATTCGAGTGGTGGCCAGCGAGATATCAGCAGAAATTCGTGAGTTTCTTGCCAGCGGTGAGCACCAATTGCTGGACAAACCCTTTGAAAATCATGACCTGAACGATGTCTGTCTGGTCATTGCGGCAACGGATGATGAGGGTGTTAACCGCCAGGTAGCCAGAGTGGCACAGCAGCGACAGCTGTTTGTTAATGTGGTGGATGACGCACAAGCCGGTAATGCGGTAATGCCGGCGATTGTTGATCGCTCTCCGGTGGTGGTTGCCTTTTCCACCGGTGGTAAAGCACCGGTTCTGGCCCGTCTCCTGCGGCAGAAACTGGAAACGCTGTTGCCCCGGGGATATGGCCGTCTGGCGGCACTGGCAGGTGAGTGTCGCGATATGGTCAAGGCCCGGTTCAGTGAGATCAATGATCGCCGGTATTTCTGGGAGAGTGTGTTGGCAGGGCCTGCTGCGGAAAAGGCACTGACAGGTGATCTGCAGGGGGCCCGTAGTTTGATTGAACAGACTCTGGCTAACACATCGGAGCAGAAAATTGGCGAAGTGTATCTGGTGGGCGGAGGCCCGGGCGATCCAGATCTGCTGACATTTAAAGCACTGCGGTTAATGCAGCAGGCGGATGTTGTGCTGCATGATCGGCTGGTGTCTGAAGATGTTCTGGCACTTTGTCGTCGGGATGCAGATTATATCTACGTTGGTAAAAAGCGGGATCGACACACACGCCCCCAGGAAGAGATCAATGCCCTGCTGGTCACATTGGCCAAAGAGGGCAAGCGGGTTTTACGGTTGAAGGGCGGTGACCCCTTTATCTTTGGGCGTGGTGGTGAAGAGATTGAAACGCTGGCCAGTGAGGGTATTCCTTTCCAGGTGGTGCCTGGTATTACTGCCGCTTCCGGCTGTGCCAGTTATGCCGGTATTCCCCTGACCCATCGGGATCACGCCCAGTCTGTCCGTTTTGTCACCGGGCATCTAAAAGATGGCAGCTACGCCCTGAACTGGCAGGAAATGCTCGACCCCGGTCAAACGCTGGTGTTCTACATGGGGTTGCTGGGGCTTCCCCGGATCTGCCAGGAGTTAATGGATCATGGCAGGGATGCACAGACACCCATTGCCTTGATTCAACAGGGTACTACCCGGAACCAACGGGTCTTTACCGGAACCCTGGCCACCATTGATAAAATTATTGAGTCCGAAAAGGTAAAGGCTCCAACAATCATCATTATTGGCAGTGTGGTTAGCCTTAGAGACAAATTAAGATGGTGTTAG
- a CDS encoding MATE family efflux transporter → MTSQTIENPAPNRDFLRNLWQLALPISLQSMMFSMLGLIDIFMVSMLGETEVAAVGMGNRIFFFNLILIAALGSGMSILAAQYIGAQNMDGLRRTLVQTIIATLAITTPFAIVYLLFPEQIMGLISEDLTLKALGSSYLFITAPSFLCIAVTIPLEALLRTNNDAKTPTRIGFITILMNVLFNYLLIYGHFGFPALGVAGSAWGTTISRLIQVGLLIYYILEVRPGLKPVKADLLQCKSRKHWMKYIGICVPMLIQDGLWSFGLVLYNLMFAQMGVVELAVMSAISSVEGVLISLFIGFAIATSIILGKELGAGEFELAWKQSRYFMLVAPATALVIGIFTLIFNEQIVGMFGKFQGDTLKMASEVLIIAGFALCIRVINLTGIVGVLRSGGDVKATAAINIIGMWFVGVPLTWAAVNIWHWPLHLVFICALMEEVTKAILVLYRVLAKYWLKNLTVEC, encoded by the coding sequence ATGACCAGTCAAACTATTGAAAACCCAGCCCCAAACAGGGACTTCCTGCGCAATCTCTGGCAATTGGCACTGCCTATCTCGCTGCAATCCATGATGTTCTCAATGCTTGGATTGATCGATATCTTCATGGTCTCCATGCTGGGTGAAACAGAAGTTGCTGCGGTCGGCATGGGCAACCGGATTTTCTTCTTTAACCTGATTCTGATCGCTGCCCTGGGCAGTGGCATGAGCATTCTGGCGGCGCAGTATATCGGTGCCCAAAATATGGATGGTTTGCGCAGGACGCTGGTTCAGACGATTATTGCCACACTGGCCATCACCACCCCATTTGCCATTGTCTACCTGCTCTTTCCAGAACAGATCATGGGCCTGATCAGTGAAGACCTCACGCTGAAGGCTCTGGGCAGCAGCTATCTATTCATCACGGCACCCTCCTTTCTCTGCATAGCGGTCACCATCCCGCTGGAAGCCCTGCTGAGAACCAATAACGACGCAAAAACACCGACACGCATCGGTTTTATCACCATTCTTATGAATGTGCTGTTTAATTATCTGCTGATCTATGGTCATTTTGGCTTTCCAGCCCTTGGGGTTGCCGGTTCGGCATGGGGGACAACCATTTCCCGGTTGATTCAGGTGGGCTTGCTTATCTATTACATCCTTGAGGTTCGCCCGGGGCTCAAACCGGTAAAAGCTGACCTGTTGCAATGCAAGAGTCGTAAACACTGGATGAAATACATCGGCATCTGTGTTCCCATGCTGATTCAGGACGGCCTCTGGTCATTTGGTCTGGTGCTTTACAACCTGATGTTTGCCCAGATGGGGGTTGTTGAGCTGGCGGTGATGAGCGCCATCTCTTCCGTTGAAGGCGTGCTGATTTCCCTGTTTATCGGGTTCGCTATCGCTACCTCAATCATACTCGGGAAGGAGCTCGGCGCTGGAGAATTTGAGCTGGCCTGGAAACAGAGCCGTTATTTTATGCTGGTCGCCCCGGCCACCGCCCTGGTGATCGGCATTTTTACCCTGATTTTCAATGAGCAGATCGTCGGAATGTTCGGCAAATTTCAGGGTGACACCTTGAAAATGGCCAGTGAGGTGCTGATTATTGCCGGATTTGCCCTATGCATCCGGGTCATCAACCTGACCGGGATTGTTGGTGTACTGCGCAGCGGCGGCGATGTGAAAGCCACGGCAGCCATCAATATTATTGGTATGTGGTTTGTCGGTGTACCGCTGACCTGGGCAGCGGTGAATATCTGGCATTGGCCACTGCATCTGGTGTTTATCTGCGCTCTGATGGAAGAAGTGACTAAAGCAATTCTGGTCCTTTACCGGGTGCTGGCAAAATACTGGTTGAAGAATCTTACAGTTGAATGCTAA
- a CDS encoding baculoviral IAP repeat-containing protein, protein MMDHITPGELTQRTVHGNEAINSDRPDTDDSRYRLYGVRSIASSNNLLLSDQGAVGGADFSERSYPRAAGFQSHQHQPVRTYEVTIRGYTQTFTSLGELLQIQSFMNNFRGSAEVYLPGIDIPPEDAELRKLIHGNECIQQVFLLANEIETLNVAASSDQTQLIEHASGNDYHLPAPSGSRQRTVSIDNHQINNIETVPSGVEPVVTIYNQRMACATERVYSFVKHHASKCVEFLDDFPHDNRNALRLSDAGFYLSLNEEKISCFSCGGSIGEWQQEWGVSTIDEVHARLYPKCSFLQEHKGEHFIQNCQQQLRPEQQHWLAQPLESHPHLYSLPVSDHQWQQEEAARSEREAVFNLYNGQTLVDGMTVPEILRQNRVHTQRVQQNWGWQSQYQPGASSAIEGNIQRCQRELHSSFPVDSELHHAIDRLHGKVNAARDRNNQLKLSLLQILEHLITLPEDLRADTGVEITEMINAAYDHDCQDHTSEIIDQIKTRMAFINIRRELEAGHDIVQIFDLLKKLKLFFNESVLYKAMSTTNSDGTLLVAASESTEIRGRIKNQFSRSICQFPENHVYQRFGAIGKLKPEVMDELERKLIRGIRNKADFQNYIVDMFKTEPQLLDLLRKGNAEFSVWHGKTESNTELLLEQYSPDTQGLSEQEIIEGAAGVADSRRRFMNEDLEQFISEKVDSFWAEILQQTSSP, encoded by the coding sequence ATGATGGATCATATCACACCCGGGGAGCTTACACAGAGAACTGTTCATGGGAATGAGGCGATTAATAGTGACCGTCCCGATACTGATGATTCGAGGTATCGTCTATACGGTGTAAGGTCGATTGCCAGCTCGAACAACTTATTATTATCTGATCAGGGAGCTGTTGGTGGTGCTGATTTTTCTGAGCGTTCATATCCCCGGGCTGCAGGTTTCCAGAGTCATCAACACCAGCCGGTAAGAACTTATGAAGTTACTATTCGTGGTTATACTCAAACATTTACTTCGCTAGGGGAATTGCTCCAGATACAGTCTTTTATGAATAACTTCAGGGGTAGCGCCGAAGTGTATCTTCCTGGTATCGATATTCCCCCTGAGGATGCTGAACTGAGGAAATTGATCCATGGGAATGAATGTATTCAGCAAGTATTTTTGCTGGCTAATGAAATAGAGACATTAAATGTAGCCGCATCATCGGATCAAACGCAATTGATCGAACACGCATCAGGCAACGACTATCATTTACCGGCACCATCAGGTAGCCGACAGCGCACTGTTTCCATTGATAACCATCAAATTAATAATATTGAAACGGTGCCCTCTGGCGTGGAACCGGTTGTTACGATTTATAACCAACGTATGGCATGTGCGACAGAGCGAGTGTACTCTTTCGTTAAGCACCATGCATCCAAGTGTGTAGAATTCCTGGATGATTTTCCTCATGATAATAGAAATGCCCTTAGACTATCCGATGCAGGATTTTATTTGTCACTGAATGAAGAAAAAATATCCTGTTTCTCCTGCGGAGGCTCCATTGGAGAGTGGCAACAGGAGTGGGGAGTTAGTACCATCGATGAGGTTCATGCCAGACTTTACCCGAAATGCTCTTTTTTACAGGAACACAAGGGCGAACATTTTATTCAAAATTGCCAGCAACAGTTACGACCCGAACAGCAACACTGGTTGGCCCAACCTTTGGAAAGTCATCCGCATTTGTATTCTTTACCCGTGAGTGATCATCAATGGCAACAAGAAGAGGCTGCAAGATCCGAGCGGGAAGCGGTGTTTAACTTGTATAATGGACAAACACTGGTGGATGGAATGACTGTACCTGAAATCCTGCGTCAAAACAGGGTTCATACTCAACGTGTCCAACAGAATTGGGGCTGGCAAAGTCAATATCAGCCTGGTGCTTCCTCTGCGATCGAAGGCAATATTCAAAGATGCCAGCGAGAATTACACAGTAGCTTTCCCGTTGATTCTGAACTTCACCACGCAATAGACAGGCTGCATGGAAAAGTGAATGCAGCCCGAGACCGAAACAATCAGCTTAAATTGAGCTTATTACAAATCCTGGAACATCTGATAACACTCCCGGAAGATCTGCGGGCAGATACTGGTGTTGAAATCACTGAGATGATTAACGCTGCTTATGACCATGATTGTCAGGATCATACTTCGGAAATCATCGATCAAATCAAAACCAGAATGGCTTTCATTAATATCAGACGGGAACTGGAGGCAGGGCATGATATTGTTCAGATATTTGACTTGTTGAAGAAATTAAAATTATTTTTTAATGAGTCAGTACTCTACAAAGCCATGTCTACTACAAACAGTGATGGAACTCTACTTGTTGCTGCCAGTGAATCCACTGAGATAAGAGGGCGTATCAAGAATCAATTTTCCCGAAGTATTTGTCAATTCCCGGAGAATCATGTTTATCAGCGTTTTGGAGCAATTGGTAAACTGAAGCCGGAAGTGATGGATGAACTTGAAAGAAAATTAATCAGAGGCATCAGGAATAAAGCCGATTTTCAGAATTATATTGTTGACATGTTTAAAACTGAGCCTCAATTACTTGATCTTTTAAGAAAGGGAAACGCTGAATTTTCAGTTTGGCATGGTAAGACAGAGAGTAACACCGAGTTATTGTTGGAACAGTACAGCCCGGATACCCAGGGACTCTCTGAGCAGGAGATTATTGAAGGTGCTGCTGGCGTTGCAGATTCTCGCAGAAGGTTCATGAATGAGGATCTTGAACAATTTATCAGCGAGAAGGTGGACTCTTTTTGGGCGGAGATTCTTCAACAAACATCCAGCCCATGA
- the serS gene encoding serine--tRNA ligase — MLDPKIVRSNPEAVAEQLLKKHYKLDIERLVSLEERRKSLQVKTEQLQSERKSGSREFGKIKAQGGDVSALKERMDQVNAELKENEQALTELQEALNNLLLEVPNLPDSSVPEGKDENDNVLVRTWGEPRQFEFDVKDHVDLGEVLGLDFEAAAQISGSRFAMLRGKIARLHRALAQFMLDVQTTEHGYEEVITPLLVHDKALYGTGQLPKFGEDLFKTACDDDSGADQKQFFLIPTAEVTLTNLVREQIVDADQLPIRLTAHTSCFRSEAGSYGRDTRGLIRQHQFEKVEMVQIVHPDKSYEALEEMTGHAEAILQKLGLPYRVVALCGGDMGFGAAKTYDLEVWLPAQNQYREISSVSNCVDFQARRMMARFRNESGKPELVHTLNGSGLAVGRTLVAVLENYQDKDGRIHIPAALQSYMGGISIL, encoded by the coding sequence ATGCTAGACCCCAAAATCGTTCGCAGCAATCCTGAAGCTGTGGCGGAACAGCTGTTGAAGAAGCACTACAAACTGGATATTGAGCGTCTGGTTTCTCTGGAGGAGCGTCGCAAGTCGCTTCAGGTTAAAACTGAGCAGCTGCAGAGCGAACGTAAGTCGGGTTCCAGGGAATTTGGCAAGATCAAGGCCCAGGGCGGTGATGTTTCCGCGCTTAAAGAACGCATGGATCAGGTAAATGCCGAACTCAAGGAAAATGAGCAGGCCCTGACCGAACTGCAGGAAGCATTGAATAACCTGCTGCTGGAAGTGCCTAACCTGCCAGACAGCTCCGTGCCAGAAGGTAAAGACGAAAACGACAACGTACTGGTTCGTACCTGGGGTGAGCCACGACAGTTTGAGTTTGACGTCAAAGATCACGTTGATCTGGGTGAAGTTCTTGGTCTGGATTTCGAAGCGGCTGCCCAGATTTCCGGCTCCCGGTTTGCCATGCTGCGTGGCAAAATTGCCCGCCTGCATCGGGCGCTGGCGCAGTTTATGCTGGATGTTCAGACCACTGAGCACGGCTATGAAGAAGTTATCACCCCGCTGCTGGTTCATGATAAAGCCCTGTATGGCACTGGCCAGCTGCCCAAATTCGGGGAAGACCTGTTCAAAACCGCCTGTGATGATGATTCCGGTGCTGACCAGAAACAGTTTTTCCTGATTCCTACGGCAGAAGTTACCCTGACCAACCTGGTGCGTGAACAGATTGTTGATGCTGATCAACTGCCCATTCGTCTGACGGCTCACACGTCCTGTTTCCGAAGCGAAGCGGGCAGTTATGGTCGTGATACCCGTGGCCTGATTCGTCAACACCAGTTTGAAAAGGTTGAGATGGTGCAGATCGTCCATCCTGATAAGTCCTATGAAGCGCTGGAAGAGATGACAGGGCATGCAGAAGCCATTCTCCAGAAGCTGGGGCTGCCTTATCGCGTTGTGGCACTGTGTGGTGGCGATATGGGCTTTGGGGCCGCCAAGACCTACGACCTTGAAGTCTGGCTGCCCGCCCAGAATCAGTACCGTGAAATCTCTTCCGTCAGTAACTGTGTTGATTTCCAGGCACGTCGAATGATGGCGCGATTCCGCAACGAATCAGGCAAGCCGGAGCTGGTTCATACGCTGAATGGTTCAGGTCTTGCCGTGGGTCGTACTCTGGTGGCGGTACTGGAGAATTACCAGGATAAGGATGGGCGTATCCATATTCCCGCAGCACTTCAGAGCTATATGGGGGGCATTAGTATTCTCTAA